One genomic segment of Panicum virgatum strain AP13 chromosome 2N, P.virgatum_v5, whole genome shotgun sequence includes these proteins:
- the LOC120661239 gene encoding uncharacterized protein LOC120661239: MELSTPLGSSLATPAAMALLSPNPKITKHICARAMQLQCQFSQRLQSVASSMVLNKQTSQRINRKDCGSLKAASPVQCTEKLMPSSISFKDVCVSVCPKEDGLIKIQVNVSGTMTDSIFEEVFKKKVAAAQPLPGFRRMKGGKTPDIPKEVALHLIGPSKVKKETIKKIIKCTVAEYVEKEGLTASKNLKVQQSYEELEAAFEPGKEFCFDATVDLQYTDASRV; encoded by the exons ATGGAGTTATCCACTCCCCTCGGGAGCTCCCTTGCtacgccggcggccatggccctcCTCAGCCCCAACCCCAAG ATAACCAAACATATATGTGCAAGAGCAATGCAACTTCAGTGTCAATTTTCTCAAAGACTACAATCTGTAGCTTCTTCAATGGTGTTAAACAAACAAACTTCACAACG AATCAACCGGAAAGACTGTGGTTCGCTTAAGGCAGCATCTCCAGTACAAT GCACAGAAAAGCTGATGCCGTCGTCAATATCATTCAAAGACGTTTGTGTTTCAGTGTGTCCTAAAGAGGATGGTCTGATAAAG ATACAAGTAAATGTATCTGGTACAATGACAGATTCTATCTTTGAGGAAGTTTTCAAAAAGAAGGTTGCCGCTGCACAACCCCTTCCTGGTTTTCGACGAATGAAAGGAG GAAAAACTCCAGAT ATACCGAAAGAAGTCGCTCTACACTTAATTGGGCCATCAAAAGTGAAGAAAGAAACCATCAAGAAAATTATAAAGTGCACTGTTGCTGAGTATGTTGAAAAG GAGGGCCTGACTGCATCGAAGAATCTGAAAGTTCAGCAAAGCTATGAAGAGCTTGAAGCAGCATTTGAACCGGGAAAAGAATTTTGCTTTGACGCGACAGTTGACTTACAATACACTGATGCATCAAGGGTGTAG
- the LOC120658918 gene encoding uncharacterized protein LOC120658918 — protein sequence MASSSRRLLAVIFAMLAVIFLAGAGVAGAARPAPTSGGGMRGGDEAAAYLVVDPAAAVVEKARETVEMLMARLPAGPSPRGPGH from the coding sequence ATGGCTTCCTCGTCGAGGCGGCTGCTCGCGGTGATCTTCGCCATGCTCGCGGTCATCTTCCTcgcgggcgcgggcgtcgccggcgccgcgaggCCGGCGCCGACGAGTGGCGGCGGGATGCGCGGCGGGGACGAGGCCGCGGCGTACTTGGTGGtggacccggcggcggcggtggtggagaaGGCGAGGGAGACGGTGGAGATGCTCATGGCGAGGCTGCCGGCGGGGCCCAGCCCCAGGGGCCCGGGTCACTAG
- the LOC120661240 gene encoding uncharacterized protein LOC120661240: protein MRAECHCKVKCQRSMAQAWNGLIVQVIVDWEIQILLLLSFALQLLLFFVGGLRRRSSNALLRVSLWLAYLSADFIAVYALGYLSRHLPATTTTTANGDRCYQECLQSQALSSPSHPLTLLWAPFLLVHLGGQDTVTAFSLEDNELWLRHLLNMLVQVCLVLYVLWNSMAHNQLVIPAAFVFVAGVIKYGERIWALKCGSQKGLKSSAMSSIIVFDDSTQTTIVANESSKKRVHRGGYMHLQTDMKYSSIVKRALHSNLGVHEVFAGRKIYQMERDTKTSFRYYFHDNQPMTPRHTQVVFKLMEIELSMMYDDLYTKAKVIQARGGLILRCVSLTSSMVAFVLFLLMSNNKKRHYRSPPRSDDVVITYILFIGAFCLEAFAIILAIISPRALVFMEPHQDRHGRCSILARVPWSIFAKIQPEIKPWWSNSIGQYNFLNSCVADDRSRIAQMMVKVGAKEIWTSIRHIRHAKVTTETKDLIYQEINREEGATSSCPMPLPSELYDVIQRPFEEALLLMHVFTDLLLFKASGQANMGRIMQEMHLLIDSCKGMSDYMLFLLVVHPALLPVGGNVHDLLVIATKSFRDRSGGSKESFLIDLPTQSTAFENAFDLTGQAFSLVEDMVKREEDLRAALQMLAGAWVRLLIYAAGKSRPEEHARRLSMGGELLTFIWLLMAHNQLGDLYYEVDLVEKGREREIYMIDSVNCTNANLLFERIPRAPRHPWTNFEEDSENATPNTVLQSSSSK from the exons ATGCGAGCTGAGTGTCATTGTAAG GTGAAGTGTCAAAGAAGCATGGCCCAAGCTTGGAACGGCCTCATTGTCCAAGTGATTGTTGATTGGGAGATTCAGATATTGTTGCTGTTAAGCTTCGCCCTGCAATTGTTGCTCTTCTTCGTTGGTGGCCTTAGGCGCCGCAGCAGCAATGCTCTTCTCAGGGTCTCACTATGGCTTGCATACCTATCAGCGGACTTCATTGCTGTATACGCCCTAGGTTACCTCTCAAGACATCTACCCGCCACCACAACTACTACTGCAAATGGTGATAGATGTTACCAAGAATGCCTTCAATCCCAAGCATTGTCCAGCCCAAGCCACCCTCTCACTCTCTTGTGGGCACCATTCCTTCTTGTGCACCTTGGCGGGCAAGACACTGTGACTGCCTTCTCCCTGGAGGACAATGAGCTATGGCTGAGGCATTTGCTGAACATGCTAGTCCAAGTATGCCTAGTTCTCTATGTGTTATGGAATTCAATGGCACATAACCAGCTTGTGATACCGGCGGCCTTTGTATTTGTCGCCGGAGTCATCAAGTATGGGGAGAGGATATGGGCGCTCAAGTGTGGGAGCCAGAAAGGCCTCAAGAGCTCTGCTATGAGCAGCATTATTGTATTTGATGATTCCACTCAGACAACCATAGTTGCAAATGAATCATCCAAAAAGAGAGTACATAGAGGTGGATACATGCATCTTCAAACTGATATGAAATATTCATCGATCGTCAAGCGTGCTCTTCACTCCAATCTAGGTGTTCATGAGGTATTTGCTGGAAGGAAAATATACCAGATGGAGCGggacaccaaaacgtcatttcgATATTACTTTCATGACAACCAACCAatgacaccaagacacacacAAGTAGTTTTCAAGCTAATGGAGATTGAGCTTAGCATGATGTACGACGATCTCTACACAAAAGCAAAAGTGATCCAAGCAAGGGGTGGGCTCATACTTCGATGTGTCTCCCTCACCTCCTCAATGGTTGCTTTTGTGTTGTTCCTCTTGATGAGCAACAACAAGAAAAGGCACTACAGGTCTCCACCAAGAAGTGATGATGTAGTTATAACCTATATATTATTCATAGGAGCTTTTTGCTTGGAGGCTTTTGCTATCATTCTTGCTATTATTTCACCACGGGCATTGGTGTTCATGGAACCACACCAAGATAGACATGGAAGATGCAGTATCCTCGCCAGAGTACCATGGTCTATCTTTGCGAAGATCCAGCCAGAAATAAAGCCATGGTGGTCAAACTCAATTGGGCAATACAACTTCTTAAACTCTTGTGTTGCTGATGATAGGTCGAGGATAGCTCAAATGATGGTTAAGGTTGGAGCTAAGGAGATTTGGACTAGCATTCGACACATCAGGCATGCTAAAGTTACCACTGAAACGAAGGATCTCATCTACCAAGAGATCAATAGAGAGGAGGGGGCCACCTCGAGCTGCCCCATGCCTTTGCCTTCTGAATTGTATGATGTGATCCAACGCCCCTTTGAGGAGGCCTTGTTGTTGATGCACGTCTTCACAGACTTGCTCCTGTTCAAGGCAAGCGGCCAGGCTAACATGGGAAGGATAATGCAGGAGATGCATCTCCTTATAGATTCATGCAAGGGGATGTCTGATTACATGTTGTTCCTGTTGGTCGTGCACCCTGCATTGCTACCTGTTGGAGGTAACGTGCATGACTTACTAGTAATAGCCACCAAGAGTTTCAGAGATAGATCTGGTGGTAGCAAGGAGTCTTTTCTGATTGATTTGCCAACACAATCTACTGCATTTGAGAATGCGTTCGATTTGACCGGGCAAGCTTTCTCCCTAGTGGAAGACATGGTGAAGCGTGAGGAGGATCTTCGTGCAGCACTGCAAATGCTTGCGGGGGCATGGGTGCGGCTGCTCATCTATGCAGCTGGGAAGTCCCGCCCAGAGGAGCATGCTCGCCGGCTGAGCATGGGAGGGGAGCTCCTCACCTTCATCTGGCTTCTCATGGCACATAATCAGCTAGGGGACTTGTACTATGAGGTCGATCTCGTGGAAAAaggtagagagagagaaatttaCATGATCGACTCAGTAAATTGCACAAATGCAAATCTTCTTTTTGAACGCATCCCAAGAGCTCCTCGACATCCATGGACTAACTTCGAAGAGGATTCGGAAAATGCAACTCCAAACACTGTGCTGCAGAGCTCATCTTCGAAGTAG